The Primulina eburnea isolate SZY01 chromosome 13, ASM2296580v1, whole genome shotgun sequence genome includes a region encoding these proteins:
- the LOC140810130 gene encoding LOW QUALITY PROTEIN: uncharacterized protein (The sequence of the model RefSeq protein was modified relative to this genomic sequence to represent the inferred CDS: inserted 1 base in 1 codon), translating into MGCSFSGLNAFXDAVYGGGDVWINENRFRIVRKLGEGGFAYVFLVKEVLSDTSVPGISAKIKDSSHISDDGTYAVKKILIQNNEQLELVREEIRVSSQFSHPNLLPLLDHAIISVKPSQDQSWKNEAYLLFPIHLDGTLLDIAKTMKVKKEFFSTSDVLQIFRQLCSGLEHMHSFDPPYAHNDVKPGNVLATYRKGPTPLAILMDFGSARPARKQIRSRSEALQLQEWASEHCSAPFRAPELWDCPSHADIDERTDIWSLGCTLFAIMYGVSPFEYALGESGGSLQLAIVNSQIKWPTGPNPPYPEALHQFVTWMLQPQAAVRPCIGDIIIHVDKLISKFSE; encoded by the exons ATGGGTTGCTCTTTCTCGGGTTTGAACGCTT AAGACGCCGTTTACGGCGGAGGAGATGTGTGGATCAATGAGAACCGTTTCAGGATTGTGAGGAAGCTGGGGGAAGGTGGATTCGCGTACGTTTTCCTTGTGAAGGAGGTTCTCTCTGATACTTCCGTTCCTGGAATATCCGCCAAGATCAAGGATTCTTCTCACATCTCTG ATGATGGAACATATGCTGTGAAGAAAATTCTCATTCAAAACAATGAGCAGCTGGAGTTGGTGAGGGAGGAAATACGTGTTTCATCACAGTTTAGCCATCCCAATCTGCTTCCTCTGCTAGATCATGCAATTATTTCTGTAAAG CCTTCACAAGATCAATCCTGGAAGAATGAAGCATACCTGTTGTTTCCAATCCATTTAGATGGAACATTGTTGGACATTGCAAAAACTATGAAAGTTAAGAAGGAGTTCTTTTCCACCTCAGATGTGCTTCAAATATTTCGCCAG CTTTGTTCAGGACTGGAGCATATGCACAGTTTTGATCCTCCATATGCCCATAATGATGTCAAACCTGGAAATGTCCTTGCGACATACAGGAAAGGACCGACACCTTTAGCAATATTGATGGACTTTGGAAGCGCGCGTCCTGCAAGGAAGCAAATTCGATCTCGTTCCGAAGCACTACAGCTGCag GAATGGGCATCTGAGCACTGTTCAGCTCCTTTTAGAGCTCCCGAATTATGGGATTGCCCAAGCCACGCTGACATTGATGAGAGAACTGATATTTGGTCATTAGGCTGCACTTTGTTTGCAATCAT GTACGGTGTGTCTCCATTTGAGTATGCACTGGGGGAATCCGGAGGAAGCTTGCAGTTGGCAATTGTAAATTCCCAAATAAAGTGGCCTACTGGACCTAATCCTCCATATCCAGAGGCGCTTCACCAGTTCGTAACATGGATGTTGCAGCCCCAGGCTGCTGTTCGACCTTGCATTGGTGATATCATAATTCATGTTGATAAGTTGATCTCAAAATTTTCTGAATGA
- the LOC140809336 gene encoding protein MIZU-KUSSEI 1-like produces MNNKKISSKRQFHWTTKISNIEEKNDTNNVSSFLQEPQKILNSLSKKHQNDLTEAEAGKSCHPRRKKLLHAAVAVSRLQAVLNSFVKSRASRFQRRVILGTLFGNKRGNVHLAFQKDGKSTPILLVELATPITGLVREMGMGLVRIAFECDNRGRRTSTQVSLLDEQAWRTYCNRNKLGFATKVECGEKEWKILKAVEPISMGAGVLGKEKEEDEEVIYMRAKFERVVGTANSEAFYMINPDNKAAPELSVYFLRA; encoded by the exons ATGAATAACAAGAAAATATCCAGCAAGAGGCAGTTCCACTGGACAACAAAGATCAGCAATATCGAAGAGAAAAATGATACTAATAATGTGTCTTCTTTTCTCCAAGAACCCCAAAAAATATTGAATTCATTGTCCAAGAAACATCAGAACGATTTGACAGAGGCAGAAGCAGGGAAATCTTGTCATCCGAGGAGAAAGAAATTACTGCACGCTGCAGTTGCTGTTTCCAGGCTGCAAGCCGTGCTAAACTCCTTCGTCAAAAGTCGAGCATCGCGCTTTCAGCGACGAGTAATTCTAGGAACCCTTTTCGGAAACAAGCGTGGCAATGTGCATTTGGCTTTCCAGAAGGATGGGAAATCGACGCCGATTTTGTTGGTTGAACTCGCTACACCAATAACAG GGTTGGTCCGAGAGATGGGGATGGGACTAGTCCGTATTGCCTTCGAGTGTGACAACAGAGGCCGCCGGACCAGTACTCAGGTGAGTCTCTTAGATGAGCAAGCGTGGAGGACTTATTGCAACAGGAACAAGCTCGGGTTCGCAACGAAGGTGGAATGTGGGGAGAAGGAATGGAAGATATTGAAGGCCGTGGAGCCGATATCCATGGGAGCTGGTGTTTtaggaaaagaaaaagaagaagatgaGGAAGTGATATATATGAGGGCTAAATTTGAAAGAGTCGTGGGAACAGCAAATTCTGAGGCATTCTACATGATCAATCCTGATAACAAGGCTGCTCCTGAACTTAGTGTTTACTTTCTCAGAgcctag
- the LOC140810813 gene encoding kinesin-like protein KIN-8A, whose protein sequence is MPVSTRITRSQNLISQSRDDRNREKGSRAPRKDPLEDTQKMGVNPHHGLKEKMKALTLLYEQQKRGLAEPRFFTHPSVDLIGSSKRDEKENKILKPNSGNVMSEHAYSAHLPFKLPPGLVIDDFKETKRSSAVARKLSMGPKLELREDKKENAPEIGNLAEKTRGGESRILVFVRLRPMAKKEKEAGSKCCVRIVNKRDVYLTEFSNENDYLRLKRVRGRHFAFDASFPESTNQQEVYCTTTEELVEAVLQGRNGSVFCYGATGAGKTYTMLGTVENPGVMVLAIKDLFHKIRQRSFDGHHEVNLSYLEVYNETVRDLLSPGRPLVIREDKQGIVAAGLTQYRAFSTDEVMALLQQGNLYRTTEPTRANETSSRSHAILQVIVKYQTKDALNNVVNRIGKLSLIDLAGSERALATDQRTLRSLEGANINKSLLALSSCINALVEGKKHIPYRNSKLTQLLKDSLGGACNTVMIANIGPSSLSFGETQNTLHWADRAKEIRLKACEVNEEMQIPDSETDQAKLLLELQKENRELRMELARQQQKLLTIQAQNLALNSSPTPSTVSSLLSPAPSSCQPNEKRKPRSFFLERNCFTPESKKNVGIEPVKYLSKTVKAFEAEIERMKKDHTSQIKQKDGYINELSRKVEALSRVGGGERVARIITQSRLNPKEPTKGDSKCPSYRFLSPAPTAKKRTFWDITAANSPSVTTLTGRKTRSHFVAGAAAPSMLLQPGFSRQMAETLKR, encoded by the exons ATGCCCGTATCGACAAGAATCACAAGATCGCAGAATTTGATCAGCCAATCACGGGATGATCGGAATCGAGAGAAAGGAAGCAGAGCACCCAGGAAAGATCCACTTGAAGACACCCAGAAAATGGGTGTAAACCCGCACCATGGCCTCAAAGAGAAGATGAAAGCTCTGACCCTTTTGTACGAGCAGCAGAAACGGGGTCTCGCGGAGCCTCGATTTTTTACGCACCCGAGTGTGGACCTCATCGGTTCTTCAAAAAGAGATGAGAAAGAGAACAAAATTTTGAAGCCCAATTCAGGGAATGTGATGAGCGAGCACGCGTATAGTGCTCATTTACCGTTTAAGTTGCCGCCAGGCCTagttattgatgattttaaggAGACAAAAAGGTCGAGTGCAGTGGCGAGGAAACTCTCAATGGGGCCCAAATTGGAGTTAAGAGAAGATAAGAAGGAAAATGCACCAGAAATAGGGAATCTTGCTGAGAAAACAAGAGGCGGGGAGAGCCGGATTCTTGTGTTCGTGAGGTTGAGGCCTATGGCCAAGAAGGAAAAGGAAGCGGGATCAAAGTGTTGTGTGAGAATCGTGAATAAAAGAGATGTTTATTTGACGGAATTCTCGAATGAGAATGACTATCTTAGGCTAAAGAGGGTTCGTGGTCGACACTTCGCATTCGATGCTTCCTTTCCGGAGTCTACTAACCAACAAGAAGTTTACTGCACAAC AACAGAAGAACTCGTTGAAGCGGTTTTGCAGGGAAGAAATGGGTCGGTCTTCTGTTATGGTGCCACAGGAGCAGGAAAGACTTACACAATGCTCGGTACAGTTGAGAATCCGGGGGTTATGGTCTTAGCTATTAAGGATCTCTTCCACAAAATAAGGCAAAGGAGTTTTGATGGACATCATGAAGTCAATCTATCTTACCTCGAGGTCTATAATGAAACTGTGAGAGATTTACTGTCCCCCGGAAGGCCTCTCGTTATAAGAGAAGATAAGCAg GGTATTGTGGCAGCAGGTCTTACTCAATATAGGGCATTTTCCACCGATGAA GTAATGGCATTACTTCAGCAAGGGAATTTATATCGTACAACCGAACCAACTCGTGCGAATGAAACTTCTTCCAGATCACATGCGATTCTGCAG GTCATTGTCAAATACCAAACAAAAGATGCTTTAAACAATGTTGTCAACCGAATTGGAAAGCTTTCACTTATTGATCTAGCAGGTTCCGAGAGAGCTCTTGCTACTGATCAGAGAACTCTTAGATCTCTTGAGGGTGCCAATATTAATAAATCACTTCTTGCCTTGAGCAGTTGCATTAATGCCCTGGTCGAGGGTAAAAAACACATCCCTTATCGCAATTCAAAGCTCACCCAACTGTTGAAGGACTCCCTGGGTGGAGCTTGTAATACAGTTATGATTGCAAATATTGGTCCAAGTAGCCTTTCATTTGGGGAAACACAAAACACACTTCACTGGGCAGATCGAGCCAAAGAGATCCGTTTAAAG gcttgTGAAGTAAATGAGGAAATGCAAATACCAGATTCCGAAACAGATCAGGCCAAGTTGTTACTTGAGTTGCAGAAAGAAAACAGAGAATTGCGAATGGAGTTGGCTCGTCAACAACAAAAGCTGCTAACCATCCAAGCACAAAACTTGGCCTTAAACTCCTCACCCACCCCTTCCACGGTCTCTTCTCTACTATCCCCGGCTCCGTCCTCGTGTCAGCCAAACGAAAAACGAAAACCAAGATCGTTTTTCTTGGAAAGAAACTGCTTCACACCTGAATCAAAGAAAAATGTCGGGATTGAACCTGTCAAGTACCTTTCGAAAACTGTGAAGGCGTTTGAGGCAGAAATAGAGAGGATGAAGAAGGATCACACATCGCAGATAAAACAAAAGGATGGTTATATTAACGAGCTTTCTCGAAAGGTTGAAGCACTAAGCCGAGTTGGTGGTGGCGAAAGGGTGGCAAGGATTATCACCCAATCAAGACTGAACCCGAAGGAACCAACTAAGGGCGACTCTAAATGCCCTTCTTATCGCTTTCTGTCTCCTGCCCCTACTGCCAAAAAAAGAACCTTTTGGGACATAACTGCAGCTAATAGCCCTTCTGTCACTACATTAACTGGACGAAAAACTCGAAGCCATTTTGTTGCTGGTGCTGCAGCCCCTTCTATGCTTCTACAG CCTGGTTTTTCTCGCCAAATGGCCGAAACTTTGAAGCGTTGA
- the LOC140809632 gene encoding LOW QUALITY PROTEIN: AP-3 complex subunit delta-like (The sequence of the model RefSeq protein was modified relative to this genomic sequence to represent the inferred CDS: inserted 1 base in 1 codon), whose translation MASPSVMESLFQRSLEDLIKSLRFTPPSILPDFISKSIDEIRREIKSTDTLTKSTALQKLTYLHSVHGVDMSWAAFHSIEPSSSPAHPHKRIAYLSAALSFDPFTTDVILLLTHQLRKDLTSSNVHDVGIALSTLSSIANTDLARDLTPELFNLLGSGNFFVRKKATACVLRVFEHYPDAVRVCFKRVVENLDCSDVGVLSATVGLVCELTVKEPRSYLPLAPEFYKVLVECRNNWVLIKILKIFSLLTRLEPRLGRRVVEPVXEHLERSGAKSLVFECVLTIVTSLSEHESAVKLAVGKIREFLIDDDSNLKYLGLRALTIVAQNHLWAVMDNKKVIFKALSDIDVNIKLEALRLVMSIVSEDNVAEICRILISHALKSDPEFCNEILGLMLLTCSRNFYEIIFDFDWYVSFLGEMARIPHCQKGKEIEDQLVDIGMRVKDARSELVHVARDLVIDPALLANRFIHKVLSAAAWVSGEYVELSRNPLELVEALLQPQTGLLPPSVRAVYIQSTFKVLAFFMHSYLSLDREDASPSIEDYQVSSDAVASGSLLNTKMDREIEVIDPELTSAASSMAHHLTRKSMMDLVQLVESNLGPLACSDDVEVQERANNVLGLIKLMKSNLQGCLDQLEGDEMNGEVEALEMIKLTVDAFSEELGPVSVNAQDRVPVPGGLQVKENLSDLEAILSDIKLPISTSFSLVNPCSREKDGPSISDCQNKDETELSTESTSLLAEHRKRHGLYYLGSNDKEMITNDYPPANEPKLNATDETEGLLKLAEQSLVTKKEMNQSKPRPVVVKLDDGEGTKDTSKRPAFNGGFISGAVQEVLLGNAAAPSSSRSKSSDKLSKRRENNEFVVGIPGSRNITTNIDVTEPVFAGSRRRKDHHIHGEDRKDKSSMKEKEHDQQSEKKNGRRHGKHKSRQRPDVALNTEAKSPVIPDFLL comes from the exons ATGGCTTCTCCTTCAGTAATGGAGTCCCTTTTCCAGAGATCATTGGAAGACCTAATCAAATCCTTGCGTTTCACCCCGCCTTCCATTCTTCCCGACTTCATTTCCAAATCCATAGATGAAATCCGCCGCGAGATCAAATCAACCGATACTCTAACCAAATCGACCGCcctccaaaaacttacctaCCTCCACTCGGTACACGGAGTTGACATGTCTTGGGCAGCTTTTCACTCCATCGAGCCTTCCTCCTCACCTGCGCATCCCCACAAACGCATTGCATACCTCTCTGCTGCACTCTCCTTCGACCCTTTTACTACCGATGTTATTCTCCTTCTCACCCATCAGCTGCGGAAGGATCTCACCTCATCCAATGTACACGACGTGGGTATTGCTCTATCTACTCTCTCCTCTATTGCCAACACTGATTTGGCGCGTGATTTAACTCCCGAATTGTTTAATTTGCTTGGTAGTGGTAATTTTTTTGTGAGGAAGAAAGCTACCGCGTGTGTCTTGAGAGTCTTCGAGCATTACCCGGATGCTGTTCGGGTTTGTTTTAAACGGGTAGTAGAGAATCTTGATTGTAGTGATGTGGGGGTGTTGTCAGCAACCGTGGGATTGGTCTGTGAGCTCACTGTGAAAGAACCCAGGTCATATTTGCCTTTGGCACCTGAGTTTTATAAGGTTTTAGTCGAGTGTAGGAATAATTGGGTTCTCATTAAAATTTTGAAGATATTTTCCCTGTTAACCCGGCTTGAGCCCAGGTTGGGGAGGAGAGTGGTGGAGCCAG TGGAGCATCTAGAGAGGAGTGGAGCGAAATCTTTGGTATTTGAGTGCGTGCTGACTATTGTAACTAGTTTGAGTGAGCATGAATCAGCAGTGAAGCTTGCAGTTGGTAAAATACGAGAGTTTTTGATAGATGATGATTCGAATCTCAAGTATCTTGGACTTCGAGCACTTACCATTGTTGCTCAGAATCATTTGTGGGCTGTTATGGACAATAAGAAGGTTATATTTAAGGCATTGAGTGATATTGATGTTAACATTAAACTCGAGGCTTTGAGGCTTGTGATGTCTATTGTCTCCGAGGATAATGTTGCGGAAATCTGCAGGATTTTGATCAGTCATGCACTGAAGTCTGACCCCGAGTTTTGCAATGAGATTTTGGGATTGATGTTGTTGACTTGTTCAAGAAATTTCTATGAGATAATTTTCGATTTTGATTGGTATGTGTCATTTCTCGGGGAAATGGCAAGGATTCCACATTGTCAGAAAGGGAAAGAGATTGAGGACCAGCTTGTTGATATTGGCATGAGGGTTAAGGATGCTAGATCAGAGCTTGTTCATGTTGCTCGAGATTTGGTGATTGATCCAGCTTTACTTGCCAACCGATTTATCCACAAGGTTCTATCTGCTGCTGCTTGGGTTTCAGGGGAGTATGTCGAGCTTTCAAGAAACCCACTTGAACTTGTGGAAGCATTGTTACAACCACAGACTGGTCTCCTGCCACCATCAGTAAGAGCCGTATATATTCAGTCCACATTTAAAGTACTAGCATTCTTTATGCATTCATATCTCTCATTGGATAGAGAGGATGCTTCACCATCGATAGAAGATTACCAGGTTAGTTCTGATGCTGTGGCAAGTGGTTCATTGCTTAATACCAAAATGGATAGAGAAATTGAGGTTATTGATCCTGAGTTGACTTCTGCAGCTTCTTCAATGGCACATCATCTAACTCGTAAATCTATGATGGACCTGGTACAGCTTGTTGAATCCAATTTGGGACCCTTGGCTTGTAGTGATGATGTAGAAGTGCAGGAGAGGGCAAATAATGTTCTTGGTTTGATTAAGTTAATGAAATCAAACTTACAAGGCTGTTTGGACCAGCTTGAAGGGGATGAAATGAACGGAGAAGTTGAAGCTCTGGAAATGATTAAGTTGACTGTTGATGCGTTTTCTGAGGAGCTTGGTCCAGTTTCAGTTAATGCCCAGGATAGAGTTCCTGTACCAGGTGGCCTGCAGGTTAAAGAAAACCTTAGTGACTTGGAAGCAATTCTCAGTGATATTAAGTTACCAATATCAACTTCATTTTCTCTTGTAAACCCTTGTTCGAGGGAGAAAGATGGCCCTAGCATTTCTGATTGTCAGAATAAGGATGAAACTGAGTTATCAACTGAGTCCACTTCTTTACTTGCTGAGCATCGGAAGCGTCATGGGCTATATTATCTTGGTTCAAATGATAAAGAAATGATCACCAATGACTACCCACCTGCTAATGAGCCTAAACTAAATGCTACTGATGAAACAGAGGGCCTTCTCAAGTTGGCCGAGCAATCACTCGTCACTAAGAAAGAAATGAACCAATCAAAGCCAAGGCCCGTGGTTGTGAAATTGGATGATGGGGAAGGAACAAAGGACACCTCTAAAAGACCTGCGTTCAACGGTGGTTTTATCTCTGGTGCAGTGCAAGAAGTGCTTTTAGGCAATGCAGCTGCACCATCATCTTCAAGGAGTAAATCATCGGACAAATTAAGTAAGAGAAGGGAGAATAATGAATTCGTTGTTGGAATACCAGGATCAAGAAATATTACGACGAATATTGATGTAACTGAGCCAGTGTTTGCTGGTTCAAGAAGACGAAAAGATCATCATATTCACGGTGAAGACAGAAAGGATAAAAGTTCCATGAAGGAGAAGGAACATGATCAGCAAAGCGAGAAGAAAAACGGTCGTCGACATGGTAAGCACAAGAGTCGGCAAAGACCAGACGTGGCATTAAATACGGAAGCAAAATCACCTGTAATCCCAGATTTCCTTCTATAG
- the LOC140809562 gene encoding LOW QUALITY PROTEIN: protein SAR DEFICIENT 1-like (The sequence of the model RefSeq protein was modified relative to this genomic sequence to represent the inferred CDS: deleted 1 base in 1 codon): MDFTLRFNQRLSLPIFTGDKIVDIHNNPLQIILDSHDHHQDPPYSIEVEILVLDGDFPGSSHNDTWTKYEFARYIMKERTEKRPLITGESKVTLWNGVGVVGDIKFTDNSSWIRSRRFRLGARVVQIQGGNSLQNMMLRIREAVTEPFVVKEHRIELYKKHYPPTLEDEVWRLEKIGKRGAFYQKLASEGIHTVQDFLKLFMVDSSKLREIMGAMSDRMWEATLKHAKTCVMGTKLYRFHGDNYMLTLNPICQLVKIEINGQIYLECDFERIQGAHIQRFVKDAYANWNCVEEVDSEAQNTVQLITNKVSNNEEGGGECSEWALNSGF, translated from the exons ATGGACTTCACATTAAGATTCAATCAAAGGCTTTCACTCCCAATATTCACGGGTGACAAGATTGTGGACATCCACAACAACCCTCTTCAAATAATCCTAGATAGCCACGATCATCATCAAGATCCCCCTTACTCCATCGAGGTTGAAATCTTGGTCCTCGACGGGGACTTTCCTGGCAGTAGTCATAACGATACATGGACTAAATACGAATTTGCTCGGTATATCAtgaaagaaagaactgaaaaaCGGCCCTTGATTACCGGGGAATCGAAGGTGACCTTGTGGAATGGC GTTGGTGTGGTTGGGGACATCAAGTTTACTGATAATTCAAGCTGGATTCGGAGTAGGCGATTCCGGCTTGGGGCTAGGGTGGTGCAAATTCAAGGTGGGAACAGTTTGCAAAATATGATGTTAAGAATACGTGAAGCCGTGACCGAACCGTTTGTTGTTAAAGAACATCGCATTGAAT TGTACAAAAAACATTATCCACCAACACTAGAGGACGAGGTTTGGAGACTGGAGAAGATAGGAAAAAGGGGAGCGTTTTACCAGAAACTAGCATCTGAGGGCATTCACACCGTCCAAGATTTCTTGAAGCTTTTCATGGTTGATTCCTCAAAACTTAGAGAG ATAATGGGAGCAATGTCGGACAGAATGTGGGAAGCAACCTTAAAGCATGCTAAGACTTGTGTGATGGGTACAAAGTTGTATAGATTTCATGGGGACAACTACATGTTGACCCTTAATCCAATATGTCAATTGGTGAAGATTGAAATCAATGGCCAAATTTACTTGGAGTGTGACTTTGAAAGGATTCAAGGG GCCCATATACAACGTTTCGTGAAAGATGCGTACGCAAACTGGAATTGTGTGGAGGAAGTCGATAGCGAAGCCCAAAACACTGTACAATTGATAACCAACAAAG TGTCAAATAATGAAGAGGGAGGAGGGGAATGCTCGGAATGGGCTCTGAATTCAGGTTTCTAG